The sequence below is a genomic window from Neomicrococcus aestuarii.
ACGACGTGGTTGCTATCAACGCTTCCTCGATGTCCACGCAGCTTTCCGGCTTGCCATTCTCCGGTCCTATCGGTGGCGTTCGCGTCGCTTTGATCGACGACGGAAACGGTGCCCAGTGGGTTGCTTTCCCGAAGCACTCCCAGCTTGAGAACGCCGTGTTTGACATGGTTGTTGCTGGCCGCATTGCTGGCGACGACGTTGCCATCATGATGGTTGAAGCAGAAGCCACGGATAACTCGTGGACGCTCATCAAGGAGCGCGGCGCACAGGCACCTACCGAAGAGGTTGTTGCTGAAGGCCTTGAGGCTGCTAAGCCGTTCATTCGCGTGTTGTGCGAAGCCCAGTCTGACTTGGCTTCCCGCGCAGCGAAGCCTGCTGTTGAATTCCCAGTCTTCAAGGACTACCAGGATGACGCACTTGAGGCCGTTTCTTCGGTCGCCAGCGAGCGTTTGACTGAGATCTTCTCGATGGCTGACAAGCAAGAGCGCGAAGCCGCATCTGATGCTTACTACCGCGAAGTTGCTGAAGAGCTCGCAGGCGAAGGCAAGCCTTTCGCTGAGCGTGCTCAGGAAATCGCTAAGGCTTACGGCGCTGTCACGAAGAAGATTGTGCGTCAGCGCATCCTTCGCGATCAGGTCCGCATCGACGGCCGCGGCTTGGCTGACATCCGTCAGCTCACCGCCGAGGTCGAGGTTCTTCCTCGCGTGCACGGTTCCGCTATCTTCGAGCGCGGCGAGACCCAGATCTTGGGCGTCACCACGCTGAACATGCTCAAGATGGAACAGCAGATCGACTCGCTGTCTCCTGAGAAGACCAAGCGTTACATGCACAACTACAACTTCCCGCCATACTCCACCGGTGAAACCGGCCGCGTTGGTTCGCCAAAGCGCCGCGAAATCGGTCACGGTGCACTCGCCGAGCGCGCGCTCGTGCCAGTGTTGCCATCGCGTGAAGAGTTCCCGTACGCCATCCGTCAGGTATCTGAGGCTCTTGGCTCCAACGGTTCCACCTCGATGGGCTCTGTCTGCGCTTCGACGCTGTCCTTGCTCAACGCTGGTGTCCCACTGCGCGCACCGGTTGCCGGTATCGCCATGGGCCTTGTCTCTGACACCGTTGATGGTGAAACCAAGTACGCCGCTTTGACGGACATCTTGGGCGCCGAAGACGCTATGGGCGACATGGACTTCAAGGTTGCAGGTACCTCCGAGTTCGTGACGGCTATCCAGCTGGACACCAAGCTCGACGGCATCCCAGCCTCCGTTTTGGGTGCTGCTTTGAAGCAGGCTCGCGAAGCTCGCTTGCACATCCTTTCTGTCCTCAACGCTGCGATCGACACCCCGGATGAAATGAGCGAGTTCGCTCCACGCATCATCTCGGTCAAGATCCCAGTGGACAAGATCGGTGAGGTCATTGGCCCGAAGGGCAAGATGATCAACCAGATTCAGGAAGAAACCGGCGCCGACATCAGCATTGAAGATGACGGAACCGTCCTGATCGGTGCAACCGAAGGCTCTTCCGCCGAGGCTGCTCGCTCCATGATCAATGCAATTGCTAACCCGCAGGTTCCAGAAGTTGGCGAACGTTACCTCGGTACCGTCGTCAAGCTGACCACCTTCGGTGCATTCGTCTCCTTGACCCCGGGTAAGGACGGCCTGTTGCACATCTCCGAGCTTCGTAAGCTCGCCGGTGGCAAGCGCGTGGATGACGTTGAAGACGTTGTCTCCGTAGGCCAGAAGATTCAGGTTGAGATCAACAAGATCGATGACCGCGGAAAGCTTTCCTTGACCCCAGTGGTTGATGAGGACGCTTCCGAAGAATCTGTAACCGAAGAAAAGGCAGAAGAGACCGTCGCGGCAGACGCCGAGTAAGGTTTCACAACACTCAATGGCTATAGTTCCTTTGCCCCTCAAGGGCACCGGAATTGCCGACGCGAAGTCGGGGCGGAACGTGCTTGATCCAAGCGCGACCGCCCCGATCGAAGCTGGCGATCCCACCCTCATCCACGGCGAGCCTGGCGGCTCAGTAGTTCGACGCTCCGTTCTCCGCGGCGGCGTGCGCGTGCTCACTGAAGCAATGCCGGGTCAGCGTTCCGCAACCATCGGACTGTGGATTGGGGTGGGTTCTCGCGACGAAATGCCGGGCCAATTTGGCTCCACACACTTCCTAGAACACCTTTTGTTCAAGGGCACCGAGCGACGATCCGCTCTCGAGATCGCGCAAGCCTTTGACGAAGTCGGCGGCGAATCCAACGCCGCCACCGCAAAAGAATCCACGTGCTACTACGCCCGTGTTCTCGATTCTGATTTGCCCATGGCAATCGATGTCATTGCCGACATGATCACTTCCGCGAAGATCGATCCAGAAGACCTCGAGCAAGAGCGAGACGTCATTTTGGAAGAACTCGCGATGGACGCCGACGATCCCGGAGACTACGCTCACGAGCGTTTCGTTGCCGCGGTTCTCGGCGATCACCCTCTGGGCCGGCCCATCGGTGGCACCCCAGAAATCATTACGTCCGTTTCTCGCGATGACGTCCTCAAGCACTACGCGCGCAATTACGTGCCGTCTGAGCTGGTCATTACCGCTGCTGGTTCCTTGGATCACGACGACGTCTGCTCGCTCGTGGAGCAAGCGCTCGAACGCGGTGGTTGGGACTTGGACGAAGGCGCCGATCCGGCACCGCGTCGCTCGCACCAGCCGGCTGAAATCCACGGCCAGCACACCCTCGATGTCTTCCACCGTCCCGTGGAGCAAGCCCACATCATCATGGGTTGCCCAGGAATTGTGGCCACCGATGATCGTCGTTTCACCATGAACGTTCTCAACGCCATCTTGGGCGATGGCATGTCATCGCGACTCTTCCAAGAAGTGCGCGAGAAGCGCGGGCTAGCCTACGCAACGTATTCGTTCTCCGCGGGTTATTCGGACGCCGGCTACTTCGGCATGTACGCAGGCTGCGGGCCAGCAAAGGTTGAAGAAGCGATCTCGATCCTTGGTCGTGAGTTCGATCTTCTCGCCAGTGAAGGCGTGACCGAGGAAGAGCTCAAGAAGGCCGTGGGACAGTTGTCCGGCGGAATCGTCTTGGCGCTCGAAGATCCGGGATCTCGCATGTCACGCCTCGGCACCGCCGAGCTTGTACTTGGTGAGTTCCGCGATATTGATGAGTCGTTGGCGCGCTTGCGCGCCGTCACGCGTGAAGATATTCAGGCGTTGGCGCAAGAACTCGCATCGCGGCCTCGAACCATTACCGTGGTGGGACCGTTCAAGACCGGCAACGAGATCGTACCCGCCTAAAGTTTCTTGCTTCTCAGTGGCCAGATTTTTCGCGTACTGATTGCTTACTGTTCGCTGGCTACAATCGTGTGGATCGTGTGGATCGTGTCCTCTTCGAGGGCGTCGTTCCGATGATATTTATCCGCCGGCAAAGGGCGGCAAAATATCAACCATGTCCGATTCTTTCAGGACACGATCGCGAGAGCGCTCGTTCTTTCCATTGATCAAGAACGAGCTTTGACCTAGGACACGAGCCAGCGAAGGAATTCGTTGGAGGACCGGTTGTCCGTCGCTACCCACCGTCTCTTTGACGGTTTCCGGTGCACGGTGTGCGCTCAGGTAATCCAATAATTCGCCGAGCGTCACCGAAGAATGAGTAGAAGCCGTTTCGGTGGCCGTTCCTCCGTGGATTGGTCCGCCAAGGCTAGAGTCATCGGCGCTCGGCGCCCGGGTGCTAGTGCCGGAGTTGTTGAGGTTGGACTCTTCGATGGCCGCTAGGTCGATGAACTCTTCCTTGGTTCCCGCTGCGACTGCAGCGGAGG
It includes:
- a CDS encoding MoaD/ThiS family protein — protein: MRIRYFASAAVAAGTKEEFIDLAAIEESNLNNSGTSTRAPSADDSSLGGPIHGGTATETASTHSSVTLGELLDYLSAHRAPETVKETVGSDGQPVLQRIPSLARVLGQSSFLINGKNERSRDRVLKESDMVDILPPFAGG
- a CDS encoding M16 family metallopeptidase is translated as MAIVPLPLKGTGIADAKSGRNVLDPSATAPIEAGDPTLIHGEPGGSVVRRSVLRGGVRVLTEAMPGQRSATIGLWIGVGSRDEMPGQFGSTHFLEHLLFKGTERRSALEIAQAFDEVGGESNAATAKESTCYYARVLDSDLPMAIDVIADMITSAKIDPEDLEQERDVILEELAMDADDPGDYAHERFVAAVLGDHPLGRPIGGTPEIITSVSRDDVLKHYARNYVPSELVITAAGSLDHDDVCSLVEQALERGGWDLDEGADPAPRRSHQPAEIHGQHTLDVFHRPVEQAHIIMGCPGIVATDDRRFTMNVLNAILGDGMSSRLFQEVREKRGLAYATYSFSAGYSDAGYFGMYAGCGPAKVEEAISILGREFDLLASEGVTEEELKKAVGQLSGGIVLALEDPGSRMSRLGTAELVLGEFRDIDESLARLRAVTREDIQALAQELASRPRTITVVGPFKTGNEIVPA
- a CDS encoding polyribonucleotide nucleotidyltransferase, giving the protein MENPELQFAEAVIDNGRYGQRVIRFETGRLAKQAAGAAMVYIDDDTALLSATTAGKSPREGFDFFPLTVDVEERMYAAGRIPGSFFRREGRPSTEAILACRLMDRPLRPAFVKGLRNEVQIVVTVMAINPDELYDVVAINASSMSTQLSGLPFSGPIGGVRVALIDDGNGAQWVAFPKHSQLENAVFDMVVAGRIAGDDVAIMMVEAEATDNSWTLIKERGAQAPTEEVVAEGLEAAKPFIRVLCEAQSDLASRAAKPAVEFPVFKDYQDDALEAVSSVASERLTEIFSMADKQEREAASDAYYREVAEELAGEGKPFAERAQEIAKAYGAVTKKIVRQRILRDQVRIDGRGLADIRQLTAEVEVLPRVHGSAIFERGETQILGVTTLNMLKMEQQIDSLSPEKTKRYMHNYNFPPYSTGETGRVGSPKRREIGHGALAERALVPVLPSREEFPYAIRQVSEALGSNGSTSMGSVCASTLSLLNAGVPLRAPVAGIAMGLVSDTVDGETKYAALTDILGAEDAMGDMDFKVAGTSEFVTAIQLDTKLDGIPASVLGAALKQAREARLHILSVLNAAIDTPDEMSEFAPRIISVKIPVDKIGEVIGPKGKMINQIQEETGADISIEDDGTVLIGATEGSSAEAARSMINAIANPQVPEVGERYLGTVVKLTTFGAFVSLTPGKDGLLHISELRKLAGGKRVDDVEDVVSVGQKIQVEINKIDDRGKLSLTPVVDEDASEESVTEEKAEETVAADAE